A genomic segment from Methanobrevibacter boviskoreani JH1 encodes:
- the argC gene encoding N-acetyl-gamma-glutamyl-phosphate reductase, with translation MVNVAIIGASGYTGGELLRLLLNHPEVEVSTVTSRSNESKPIETIHHHLQDTGLVFENKELGEFDEDIIFTATPHGASMKIIPDLYEKTDAKIIDLSGDYRFDDYSVYEKWYHLKHTEPIPSVYGLPEIHREEIKKSRLIGNPGCFTTGAILSGYPLSKHQLADRMIFDSKTGVSGAGISPSETTHYPNIADNVNPYKVTTHRHTPEIQQELQRFSDVKISFTPILVPVERGILTTNHVLLSDDVGYETKEEREDLQGKITEIYKKEYKDEPFVKILENGEIPRLSSVRGSNYIHIGCFEVDETGQLVVISAIDNLVKGAAGQAIQNMNIMCGFDEKAGLNLYGLHP, from the coding sequence ATGGTTAATGTAGCTATTATTGGAGCCAGTGGTTATACTGGTGGTGAATTATTAAGATTATTGTTAAATCATCCGGAAGTTGAAGTAAGTACAGTGACATCAAGAAGTAATGAATCAAAACCAATTGAGACAATCCATCACCATTTACAAGATACTGGATTGGTATTTGAAAACAAAGAACTTGGGGAATTTGATGAGGATATAATATTTACAGCAACACCTCATGGAGCATCAATGAAAATCATTCCTGATTTATATGAAAAGACCGATGCAAAAATCATTGATTTAAGTGGAGATTATAGGTTTGATGATTATTCGGTTTATGAAAAATGGTATCATTTAAAACACACAGAGCCAATACCAAGTGTCTATGGTCTTCCAGAAATTCACAGGGAGGAGATTAAAAAATCAAGACTTATTGGAAATCCAGGTTGTTTTACAACAGGAGCCATCCTATCAGGTTATCCATTATCCAAACACCAATTAGCAGATAGAATGATATTTGACTCTAAAACTGGTGTAAGTGGTGCAGGAATTTCACCTTCCGAAACAACCCATTATCCAAACATTGCAGATAATGTTAATCCATATAAAGTAACTACCCACAGACATACTCCTGAAATCCAGCAGGAACTTCAAAGATTCTCAGATGTCAAGATTTCATTTACACCAATACTCGTACCTGTTGAAAGGGGAATACTTACAACTAACCATGTACTGTTATCTGATGATGTGGGATATGAAACTAAAGAGGAAAGGGAAGATCTTCAAGGAAAAATCACAGAAATCTATAAAAAAGAATATAAAGACGAACCATTTGTAAAGATACTTGAAAATGGTGAGATTCCAAGATTAAGCTCAGTACGTGGATCCAACTATATCCACATTGGCTGTTTTGAAGTTGATGAAACTGGTCAACTTGTAGTCATTTCTGCAATAGATAACCTTGTAAAAGGTGCTGCAGGTCAAGCAATACAAAACATGAATATCATGTGTGGATTTGATGAAAAGGCAGGTTTAAACCTTTATGGATTACATCCATAA
- a CDS encoding flavodoxin family protein: MKTLIIYYSDSEKTKIVAETLSVKLDGDLIQIEDKKNRSGFKNRLTSSIDALRENKTEISPKRVDVSDYDVIYFGTPVWSGKPSPAIITIIDRCDLRGKDVVLFATMTSSGAKASLDRMEEKVKARGGRVIERFSLKTKGKSDNKLRKDSEVCAKLLDLSIYQ, translated from the coding sequence ATGAAAACCTTAATTATATATTACTCTGACAGTGAAAAAACAAAGATTGTTGCTGAAACATTATCTGTTAAGTTAGATGGAGATTTAATACAGATAGAAGATAAGAAAAATCGTTCAGGTTTTAAAAATAGGTTAACATCCTCCATTGATGCTTTAAGAGAAAATAAAACCGAAATTTCTCCAAAACGTGTTGATGTTAGTGACTATGATGTAATTTACTTTGGAACACCTGTATGGTCAGGTAAACCTAGTCCCGCTATTATTACAATAATCGATAGATGTGACCTCAGAGGTAAAGATGTGGTATTATTTGCAACAATGACCTCATCAGGTGCAAAGGCAAGTTTAGATAGAATGGAGGAAAAGGTTAAAGCCCGTGGTGGTAGAGTAATAGAAAGATTTTCTCTTAAAACTAAAGGTAAAAGTGATAATAAACTTAGAAAGGATAGTGAAGTCTGTGCTAAACTATTAGATTTAAGTATTTATCAATAG
- a CDS encoding adenylyltransferase/cytidyltransferase family protein produces the protein MTTVMATGTFDLLHPGHGIYLQKSKELGGPDAKLVVVVARDSTVKARKRIPVINENQRLEMIKMLKPVDEAYLGYEGDKFRIVKELKPDIISIGPDQDFDIERLEESLRKRGINSKVMKVNDYHRDDLDSSCKIIKKIKESDFKDKRLENCD, from the coding sequence ATGACTACAGTTATGGCAACAGGAACTTTCGATTTGTTACATCCTGGACATGGAATTTATCTTCAAAAATCTAAGGAATTAGGAGGACCTGATGCTAAGTTAGTAGTTGTTGTGGCACGTGATTCCACTGTTAAAGCAAGAAAAAGAATTCCCGTTATAAATGAAAACCAACGTCTTGAGATGATCAAGATGTTAAAGCCTGTAGATGAGGCATATCTTGGATATGAAGGGGACAAATTCAGAATCGTTAAAGAATTAAAACCGGACATCATATCCATAGGACCAGATCAGGATTTTGATATTGAAAGATTGGAAGAATCCTTAAGAAAACGTGGAATTAATTCAAAAGTTATGAAGGTTAATGATTATCACAGAGACGACTTGGACAGTAGTTGTAAAATCATTAAAAAAATAAAAGAATCTGATTTTAAAGACAAAAGATTAGAAAACTGTGATTAA
- the truA gene encoding tRNA pseudouridine(38-40) synthase TruA: MRRTAFKVAYIGSNFSGFQRQPDVRTVEGDIINTLMELEYIEDLKDARFRIAGRTDAGVNSLGNVVSFQSEKELHINKINRYLPEDVQFLAQAPVRFGFKPRYAKQRWYRYVLFRDDLDIDRLNEMASLFEGSHNFTNFTKRYQKTTTRTIDRISVTVPDIGEDERLKRSFKTNNFTKQQNFPHLNNNYSPIFIDVYGESFLWNMIRKMMRVFVEYSCGNMSYGQVEDYLNPKEDEPRAHIKVLEAENLILMDTIYDKINFQYDDYAVEKFKRYLASKLIDYQRSYGIVECILNSF; the protein is encoded by the coding sequence ATGAGAAGAACAGCATTTAAAGTGGCATATATTGGCTCTAATTTCAGTGGTTTTCAAAGACAACCTGATGTTAGAACAGTTGAAGGAGATATTATTAATACTTTAATGGAACTTGAATACATTGAAGATCTAAAAGATGCACGTTTTAGAATTGCAGGAAGAACCGATGCAGGTGTTAACAGTCTTGGAAATGTGGTAAGTTTTCAAAGTGAAAAGGAGCTACATATAAATAAGATTAACAGATATCTGCCTGAGGATGTTCAATTCTTAGCCCAGGCTCCAGTTAGATTCGGATTTAAACCTAGATATGCTAAACAAAGATGGTACAGATATGTTCTCTTTAGAGATGATCTGGACATTGATAGATTAAATGAAATGGCTTCTTTATTTGAAGGTTCTCACAATTTTACAAATTTTACAAAAAGATATCAGAAAACTACAACAAGAACCATTGATAGGATTTCTGTAACGGTTCCGGACATAGGAGAGGATGAAAGATTAAAACGTAGTTTTAAAACCAATAACTTCACTAAACAGCAGAACTTTCCACATCTTAACAATAATTACTCACCTATCTTCATTGATGTTTATGGTGAAAGTTTCCTGTGGAATATGATACGTAAGATGATGAGGGTGTTTGTCGAGTATTCATGTGGCAACATGTCATATGGGCAGGTTGAGGATTATTTGAATCCTAAAGAGGATGAACCAAGAGCTCATATTAAAGTTTTGGAAGCTGAAAATCTTATCTTAATGGATACAATCTATGATAAAATCAATTTTCAATATGATGATTATGCCGTGGAAAAGTTTAAACGTTATCTTGCATCTAAACTTATTGATTATCAAAGGTCTTATGGTATTGTTGAATGTATTTTAAACAGTTTTTAG
- the hisA gene encoding 1-(5-phosphoribosyl)-5-[(5-phosphoribosylamino)methylideneamino]imidazole-4-carboxamide isomerase: MVFEDNKMEIMPAVDIKNGKCVQLVQGKPGSEQVIIDNPEEVALKWENEGAEVVHVIDLDGTIDGKSNVKLIKKIIDTVNVPVQIGGGIRSVEYAGQLLDLGVERVIIGTMGIIHPETIRELSDEYGPEHIMISLDSKDSKVVIKGWQEKIDKSPVELSKEFADNGAGSILYTNVDVEGLLNGLNTEPIIDLVKSSLIPVVYSGGVSSEDDLKILQNTGVKGVVIGSALYKNKLNLKDALKYQDID; the protein is encoded by the coding sequence ATGGTATTTGAAGACAATAAAATGGAGATTATGCCTGCGGTAGATATAAAAAATGGAAAATGTGTTCAGCTTGTTCAGGGAAAACCTGGAAGTGAACAAGTAATTATTGATAATCCTGAAGAGGTTGCTTTAAAATGGGAAAATGAAGGTGCTGAGGTAGTCCATGTAATAGACCTTGATGGAACCATAGACGGTAAAAGCAATGTTAAGTTAATTAAAAAAATCATTGATACAGTAAATGTTCCAGTTCAAATAGGGGGAGGAATAAGATCTGTAGAATATGCCGGCCAACTATTAGATCTCGGAGTTGAAAGGGTAATAATTGGAACTATGGGCATAATACATCCCGAGACAATAAGGGAATTATCTGATGAATATGGTCCGGAACACATCATGATTTCACTTGACAGTAAAGATTCAAAGGTAGTAATTAAAGGATGGCAGGAAAAGATAGATAAAAGCCCTGTGGAATTATCAAAGGAATTTGCAGACAATGGTGCAGGAAGTATACTCTATACAAATGTTGATGTTGAGGGACTTTTAAATGGATTAAATACAGAACCGATTATAGACCTTGTCAAGTCTTCTCTAATACCAGTTGTATATTCCGGTGGAGTAAGTAGCGAGGACGATTTAAAGATACTTCAAAATACAGGCGTTAAAGGAGTAGTAATTGGATCTGCATTATATAAGAATAAATTAAATCTAAAAGATGCTTTAAAATATCAGGATATAGATTAA